One window of the Runella slithyformis DSM 19594 genome contains the following:
- a CDS encoding S41 family peptidase, protein MRFLSLSALWIGCCSLGLQATAQGTRLLRQPTVSDRAIVFVYADDLWMVGRDGGNATRLTTHEGTESLPHFSPDGNTIAFSAQYAGNTDVYVIPASGGEPKRLTWHPGEDAVQGWTPDGQSIIFRSGRIGFPTALTKFFKVNVKGGFQEELPIPQAHAGEISPDGQMAAYQTIGFWDPEWRNYRGGQAQPIWIVDLKTLTLKTTPQTDRERHTDPVWYKDVVYFLSERDYANNVWSFNPKTNELKQVTFHKDFDVKSLDASNDRIVYEQGGYLHLLDPQTGRAKQLIINVQGDFTWALPRWQDVRPGALLNASLSPTGKRALFEYRGDIFTVPKENGDWRNLSHSSGVADRSPAWSPDGQKIAWFSDAGGEYQLVISNQDGLEKPRTIALPNPTFYFRPQWSPDSKHIAYTDTDYNLWIVNAVSGQPKKVDTERYAHPNRSLNPVWSPDSKWVAYAQLLDNQHKAIKAYNIETGAMHQLTDGMSDATSPVWDANGKYLYFLASTNFALNTGWLDMSSYDHPVSRGVYMMVLAKGEPSPFMPKSDEEEAPKAEKKEEPTPTDKSKSDDKKGKQEPKKDEKPVETKKSVVVKIDVDGLDQRILALPKVAVKNYSDIVEGPEGTLFFTESIPDQPGFTLHKYTLKDQKNEDFLKGIQFASTSADRKNLLYRSEGSWGIVGTASIPKPGDGKLNLAGMKIQIDPKAEYQQIFREGWRYQRDFLYVSNVHGAPWKEVYQWYSPWIEHVRHRTDLNYVVDILGGEVAVGHSYTSGGDFPTLDNNNPAGLLGADFVIENGLYRIKTIFTGENWNPDLRAPLSGPGIDIKEGDYLLEINGIPLTAATDLYSLLEGTANRQIKIRVGATPDVKTATLITVVPIANETQLRTRAWVEGNRRKVSQLSNGQLAYVWIPNTGNGGYEYFNRYYFAQQDKKGAIIDERNNGGGSAADYIVDVLARKLQGYFNSRANDHKPFTTPMAGLWGPKVMIVNERAGSGGDLMPYLFRQAKVGPLVGTRTWGGLVGTWDTPPFIDGGRMVAPRGGFYDVDGKWAVEGEGIAPDIEVLQDPAKAAKGEDPQLEKSVQVALELLKTQGVTLKPEPEAPIRYKRPQK, encoded by the coding sequence ATGCGATTTCTATCCCTTTCAGCCCTTTGGATCGGCTGTTGCAGCCTTGGGCTGCAAGCTACCGCCCAAGGCACTCGTCTGCTGCGCCAACCGACCGTCAGCGACCGCGCCATTGTCTTTGTGTATGCTGACGACCTTTGGATGGTAGGCCGCGACGGAGGCAATGCCACCCGTCTCACCACCCACGAAGGCACCGAATCCCTTCCTCATTTTTCTCCCGACGGCAACACGATTGCGTTTTCGGCGCAGTATGCCGGCAATACCGATGTGTACGTCATACCGGCTTCGGGAGGTGAACCCAAACGCCTCACATGGCATCCGGGCGAAGACGCCGTGCAGGGCTGGACACCCGACGGCCAAAGCATTATTTTTCGTTCGGGAAGAATCGGATTCCCGACGGCTCTCACTAAATTTTTTAAAGTAAACGTTAAAGGCGGTTTTCAGGAAGAACTGCCCATTCCGCAAGCCCACGCGGGTGAGATTTCTCCCGACGGACAAATGGCGGCCTATCAAACCATTGGTTTTTGGGACCCGGAATGGCGAAATTACCGCGGCGGTCAGGCCCAACCCATTTGGATCGTGGATCTGAAAACGCTGACGCTCAAAACCACGCCGCAAACCGACCGCGAGCGCCACACCGACCCGGTTTGGTACAAAGACGTGGTGTATTTTCTTTCGGAACGGGATTATGCCAACAATGTCTGGTCATTTAATCCCAAAACCAACGAACTGAAACAGGTGACGTTTCACAAAGATTTTGACGTCAAAAGTCTGGACGCCTCCAACGACCGAATCGTCTATGAACAAGGTGGTTATCTGCACCTGCTCGACCCGCAAACGGGCCGGGCCAAACAGTTGATTATTAATGTTCAGGGCGATTTTACGTGGGCTTTGCCGCGTTGGCAGGACGTCCGCCCGGGTGCCTTATTGAATGCGTCGCTCTCACCTACGGGTAAACGGGCGTTGTTTGAGTACCGTGGCGACATTTTTACCGTACCCAAAGAAAACGGCGATTGGCGCAACCTCAGCCACAGTTCGGGCGTGGCCGACCGTTCGCCGGCATGGTCACCGGACGGACAAAAAATCGCCTGGTTTTCCGATGCCGGCGGTGAATATCAACTGGTCATTTCCAATCAGGATGGTCTCGAAAAACCGCGTACGATTGCCCTCCCCAACCCTACTTTTTATTTTCGTCCGCAATGGTCGCCCGACAGTAAGCACATTGCTTATACCGACACGGACTATAATTTGTGGATTGTCAATGCCGTAAGCGGACAACCTAAAAAAGTGGATACCGAACGATACGCGCATCCCAATCGCAGCCTAAACCCCGTCTGGTCGCCCGACAGTAAATGGGTGGCCTATGCCCAACTGTTGGACAATCAGCACAAAGCGATCAAAGCGTACAACATTGAAACGGGAGCAATGCACCAATTGACCGACGGAATGTCAGACGCGACCTCGCCCGTGTGGGATGCCAACGGCAAGTATCTGTATTTTTTGGCAAGTACCAATTTCGCCCTTAATACGGGTTGGCTTGACATGAGTTCGTACGACCATCCCGTGTCTCGCGGCGTTTACATGATGGTATTGGCCAAAGGCGAACCTTCTCCTTTTATGCCCAAAAGCGACGAAGAAGAAGCGCCCAAAGCCGAGAAGAAGGAAGAGCCGACACCAACCGACAAATCCAAATCGGACGATAAAAAAGGGAAGCAAGAGCCTAAAAAAGACGAAAAACCCGTTGAAACGAAAAAATCAGTAGTGGTCAAAATAGATGTGGATGGGCTGGACCAACGCATTTTGGCGTTGCCCAAAGTAGCCGTCAAAAACTACAGCGACATTGTAGAAGGTCCCGAAGGAACCTTGTTTTTTACCGAATCCATTCCTGACCAACCCGGTTTTACCCTTCACAAATACACCCTGAAAGACCAAAAGAATGAGGATTTTTTGAAAGGAATTCAGTTTGCTTCTACGTCGGCCGACCGCAAAAACCTCCTGTACCGCAGCGAAGGCTCCTGGGGAATTGTCGGGACAGCCTCTATCCCTAAACCGGGAGACGGGAAATTAAATCTGGCAGGTATGAAAATCCAGATTGACCCCAAAGCCGAATACCAACAGATTTTTCGTGAAGGATGGCGGTATCAGCGCGACTTTCTGTACGTCAGCAATGTCCACGGTGCTCCGTGGAAAGAAGTCTATCAATGGTATTCACCTTGGATCGAGCACGTTCGCCACCGCACCGACCTCAATTATGTCGTAGATATTTTGGGCGGTGAAGTCGCCGTAGGGCACTCGTATACCTCGGGCGGCGATTTTCCGACCTTAGACAACAACAACCCCGCCGGGCTACTCGGCGCTGATTTTGTGATTGAAAACGGCCTGTATCGCATCAAAACCATCTTTACGGGCGAAAACTGGAACCCCGACCTGCGTGCTCCGCTTTCCGGCCCGGGCATTGACATCAAAGAAGGTGATTATTTACTGGAAATCAACGGAATACCGCTTACGGCAGCAACCGACCTGTACAGTTTGCTGGAAGGAACGGCCAATCGCCAGATCAAAATTCGTGTTGGCGCTACCCCCGACGTAAAAACGGCTACATTGATTACGGTTGTACCCATTGCCAATGAAACCCAACTGCGTACCCGGGCGTGGGTGGAAGGTAACCGCCGCAAGGTGTCCCAACTGTCCAACGGTCAGTTGGCTTATGTCTGGATTCCCAATACGGGCAACGGAGGTTATGAGTATTTCAACCGCTATTATTTTGCCCAACAGGATAAAAAAGGGGCCATCATTGACGAACGTAACAACGGCGGCGGCTCCGCTGCCGACTATATCGTGGACGTTTTGGCTCGGAAATTACAGGGGTATTTCAACAGCCGTGCCAACGATCATAAGCCTTTTACCACACCGATGGCGGGATTGTGGGGGCCCAAAGTAATGATTGTCAATGAGCGAGCCGGCTCCGGAGGTGACTTAATGCCTTACCTGTTCCGGCAGGCTAAAGTAGGGCCGCTCGTAGGCACGCGTACATGGGGTGGGTTGGTTGGCACGTGGGACACGCCTCCGTTCATTGACGGCGGACGCATGGTGGCACCGCGCGGCGGATTTTATGATGTAGACGGCAAGTGGGCCGTAGAAGGAGAAGGCATTGCCCCCGATATTGAAGTACTGCAAGACCCGGCCAAAGCCGCCAAAGGCGAAGATCCCCAACTGGAAAAATCCGTGCAGGTAGCTTTGGAACTGTTAAAAACACAGGGAGTAACGCTCAAACCCGAGCCGGAAGCACCTATTCGATATAAACGCCCGCAGAAATAG
- a CDS encoding PAS domain S-box protein, protein MTNSLDALHKGKHHVSIYMCRPIVNDYQQLKDLYIHWQNPKSAHSKQFPFVKPGAYLSELAGAGIALPNHFWDTLHNDGIAEEEFQWADYRIHLLVFATDKEYAVTLSVKPLCHYVAEKEKIALRNALFQYAGLGIALTDREGIIKSVNPALENMTGYVAEELIDKESPAFLRVPSILKKQIEELLPEQPADMQDPDTVVMTYLNSHSMLQRENTLLTKNRRYLPVLSTTTKLYDDENNFFGFVDFVADISEFKKIQRELFLANQRLKLATKAGNIGIWEYNGLTNEFIWDEETYRIHGIPPGTAVTFEDFLKLIHPEDQEYFYSRMGIQEFDSKPIRIIRPDGAVKYVKSQGIKLPGRNGMDMHTIGIVLDVTDNILSQITLSDSEKRYRFLVENLKEVVFQTDLQGRWTYLNQSWVEITGFDISSSMGITCLEFVHPDDRERNLELITGLVHQKKEYCRNEVRYMHKDGSHRWIEIFAKLTYDETGRPTGTIGTLYDISERKQMEMELTKSEQRFKAIFNSSFQFIGLLTPEGTVLEANQRALDAAGLRADEVVGKPFWETPWWGLCPLTRQRLRESIQSAAQGASIHYETDIWTKDNDIRTLDFSITPLFDHDGKVISLLPEGHDITEIKRTRAALMESEQRFREIADNVDEIFWIRNAVVPKFIYINATYERLTGKSRQSLYDDPLSFLEFIHPDDQPELLSLFNSSPDDNAIIEVRGIDKEGITRWLSIRIFVIKDGHGVIQRRIGIASNITHQKEKELLLTETLEKEKELNHLKSQFVAFVSHEFRTPLATIKSSTELIEHYLFNSSETGLDPELAARIKRHTSTIQTKIDFFDELLTDTLTINQIESGKISYIPQPSDLIAFMQTIILDFFSDRPDGRKAEFEVTGHPETVSIDEKLINRVLINLLSNAFKFSVTNPKVRLCFEEKEVKIKVIDKGIGIPEEDLSKLFTTFFRAGNVGKIAGTGLGLQISKQLVELHGGTIVVNSRQGEGTEMIITLPKH, encoded by the coding sequence ATGACAAACTCTCTTGACGCTCTTCATAAGGGAAAGCACCACGTTAGTATTTATATGTGTCGGCCCATAGTCAATGATTATCAGCAACTTAAAGATTTATATATTCATTGGCAAAATCCAAAAAGTGCTCATTCGAAACAATTCCCCTTTGTAAAGCCGGGTGCTTATTTGTCAGAGTTGGCCGGTGCGGGTATTGCATTGCCTAATCATTTTTGGGATACTTTACATAACGATGGGATAGCAGAAGAAGAGTTTCAATGGGCTGACTACCGTATTCACCTGCTTGTTTTTGCAACCGACAAAGAGTACGCAGTAACTTTGTCGGTTAAGCCCCTGTGTCATTATGTAGCAGAAAAGGAAAAGATTGCCCTCCGAAATGCACTTTTCCAATATGCGGGCCTCGGAATAGCCCTTACCGATCGCGAAGGGATCATTAAATCCGTAAACCCGGCCTTGGAAAATATGACAGGATACGTGGCTGAGGAGCTCATTGATAAGGAATCACCGGCCTTCCTGCGTGTACCGTCTATTCTAAAAAAACAGATTGAGGAGCTTTTGCCGGAGCAGCCCGCAGATATGCAAGACCCGGATACGGTAGTAATGACCTATTTGAATTCGCATTCAATGCTCCAACGCGAAAATACCCTTTTAACAAAAAACCGCCGATACCTTCCTGTTTTATCAACGACCACCAAACTCTACGACGACGAGAATAATTTTTTTGGCTTTGTAGATTTTGTAGCCGACATATCTGAATTTAAGAAAATTCAGAGAGAGCTTTTTCTGGCTAACCAACGTCTTAAGCTGGCCACAAAAGCCGGCAATATCGGTATTTGGGAATACAACGGGCTTACCAATGAATTTATTTGGGATGAAGAGACCTATCGAATCCACGGCATACCGCCCGGTACTGCAGTGACTTTTGAGGACTTTTTAAAACTGATTCACCCCGAGGATCAGGAGTACTTTTACTCGCGGATGGGAATTCAGGAATTTGACAGCAAACCTATCCGAATCATTCGCCCGGACGGCGCAGTGAAGTATGTTAAAAGCCAAGGAATAAAATTGCCGGGTCGGAATGGTATGGATATGCATACGATAGGGATCGTGTTGGATGTAACTGATAACATATTATCGCAGATCACCCTTTCTGATAGTGAAAAAAGATACCGTTTTCTGGTTGAAAATCTAAAGGAAGTGGTGTTTCAAACCGATCTTCAGGGCCGTTGGACTTATCTTAATCAATCCTGGGTCGAAATCACGGGTTTTGACATCTCTTCCTCAATGGGTATAACCTGCCTCGAATTTGTTCATCCCGATGACCGTGAACGAAACCTGGAGCTTATTACGGGATTAGTCCATCAAAAGAAAGAGTATTGCCGGAATGAAGTAAGGTATATGCACAAAGACGGCAGCCATCGTTGGATTGAAATATTTGCCAAACTGACCTACGATGAAACCGGCCGGCCTACCGGTACCATCGGTACTCTCTACGACATCAGCGAACGCAAACAGATGGAGATGGAATTGACAAAAAGCGAACAGCGCTTCAAAGCCATCTTCAACTCCTCGTTTCAGTTTATTGGATTGCTCACCCCGGAGGGTACGGTCCTGGAAGCCAACCAAAGAGCGTTGGATGCGGCAGGTCTTCGGGCCGATGAGGTCGTTGGAAAACCCTTTTGGGAGACCCCGTGGTGGGGGCTTTGTCCTTTAACAAGACAAAGGCTCCGAGAGTCAATTCAATCGGCCGCTCAGGGAGCTTCCATTCACTATGAAACGGATATTTGGACAAAAGATAACGACATAAGGACCCTTGATTTTTCCATTACCCCCCTGTTTGATCACGATGGAAAAGTGATCTCATTGTTGCCCGAAGGGCATGATATTACGGAAATAAAGCGTACGCGGGCGGCATTGATGGAGAGTGAGCAGCGCTTCAGAGAGATTGCCGACAATGTAGATGAGATTTTTTGGATTCGTAATGCTGTTGTACCCAAATTTATTTATATCAACGCTACGTATGAACGACTCACGGGGAAAAGCCGGCAGAGTCTTTACGACGATCCATTGTCATTTTTGGAATTTATCCATCCGGACGATCAGCCCGAATTACTGAGCCTTTTCAATTCGTCTCCTGATGATAACGCTATAATTGAGGTCAGAGGGATTGATAAAGAGGGCATAACACGATGGCTGTCCATTCGAATCTTTGTCATTAAAGATGGACACGGAGTGATACAGCGACGGATCGGTATTGCCAGTAATATTACCCATCAAAAAGAAAAAGAATTGCTGCTGACCGAAACATTGGAAAAAGAAAAAGAATTAAATCACCTCAAATCACAATTTGTAGCATTTGTCTCTCACGAGTTCAGAACTCCCCTGGCTACTATCAAATCAAGCACTGAGTTAATCGAGCATTATCTGTTTAACTCTTCCGAAACCGGGTTGGATCCTGAACTGGCTGCCCGAATCAAGCGCCATACCTCAACCATTCAAACGAAGATTGATTTCTTCGATGAGCTCCTGACCGATACCCTCACGATAAATCAAATAGAATCCGGTAAAATTTCATACATCCCGCAGCCTTCTGATCTGATAGCATTTATGCAAACAATCATCCTGGATTTCTTCAGTGATCGCCCCGATGGGAGAAAAGCTGAATTTGAAGTGACAGGACATCCGGAAACAGTTTCCATTGATGAAAAATTAATCAACCGCGTGCTGATCAACTTACTTTCCAACGCCTTCAAGTTTTCTGTAACCAATCCCAAAGTAAGGCTGTGTTTTGAAGAAAAAGAAGTAAAAATTAAAGTGATTGACAAAGGGATCGGTATTCCGGAAGAAGACCTGTCAAAACTTTTCACTACTTTTTTCAGGGCCGGTAATGTAGGAAAGATAGCCGGTACGGGCCTTGGACTGCAGATCTCAAAACAGCTTGTTGAATTGCACGGAGGAACAATTGTCGTCAACAGCCGTCAGGGGGAAGGTACTGAAATGATCATCACCCTTCCAAAGCACTGA
- a CDS encoding DNA topoisomerase IB: MTAPQPISLPARHSKKHFERLNKNPQASAKSVGLVYVCDASPGFTRKRSGKSFCYYGPEGILCKDKIVLKRIKSLGIPPAWTNVWICTDEKGHLQATGIDAKGRKQYRYHPDWSRVRSAAKYHRIERFAHQLPALRERLENDLAATKLTFHKVVALAVRIIELTGIRVGNEAYKRMYGSFGLTTLEDDNIEATASKVTFSFKGKKGIYHRIPIQNSRLARLVQRCKDIPGKELFQYYDEDKNPHCITSTDINTYLHETLGDGFTAKDFRTWIGSLTAFCEFKKAGDFETQTEAKHHIKQCLEAVAKRLGNTVAVCKKYYVHPALIRAYEEHKLFKYMQDVEICAENPLGTVGLSPIEQQLCTLLKEYH, translated from the coding sequence ATGACTGCGCCCCAACCCATTTCATTGCCTGCCCGACATTCGAAAAAGCATTTTGAAAGACTCAACAAAAACCCTCAGGCTTCCGCCAAATCCGTAGGATTGGTATACGTTTGTGATGCTTCACCGGGCTTTACGCGTAAGCGCTCGGGCAAGTCTTTTTGTTATTACGGCCCGGAAGGCATTCTTTGCAAAGACAAAATCGTACTGAAACGCATTAAATCGCTGGGCATCCCCCCGGCCTGGACCAATGTATGGATCTGTACGGATGAAAAGGGACATCTACAGGCAACGGGTATTGATGCCAAAGGACGTAAACAGTACCGCTATCACCCTGATTGGAGCCGGGTACGCAGTGCTGCCAAATACCACCGGATCGAGCGATTTGCGCATCAATTGCCGGCGTTGAGAGAACGTCTGGAAAACGACTTGGCGGCCACTAAACTTACGTTTCATAAAGTAGTGGCGCTGGCGGTGCGTATTATTGAACTTACGGGTATTCGCGTAGGAAATGAAGCCTATAAACGCATGTACGGCAGCTTTGGGCTGACTACTTTGGAAGATGATAATATAGAGGCAACTGCTTCCAAAGTAACGTTTTCGTTCAAAGGGAAAAAAGGCATTTATCACCGTATTCCCATTCAGAACAGCCGATTGGCCCGCTTGGTCCAACGCTGCAAGGATATTCCCGGCAAAGAGCTTTTTCAGTATTATGACGAAGACAAAAATCCGCACTGCATCACTTCCACCGACATTAATACGTACCTGCACGAAACGTTAGGAGACGGGTTTACGGCCAAAGATTTCCGGACGTGGATCGGCTCGCTGACCGCTTTTTGCGAGTTTAAAAAAGCCGGTGATTTTGAAACCCAAACCGAAGCCAAACACCACATCAAACAATGCCTCGAAGCCGTAGCGAAACGATTGGGTAATACGGTGGCCGTTTGCAAAAAATACTATGTACATCCCGCCCTTATCCGGGCGTATGAAGAACATAAATTGTTTAAATACATGCAGGATGTGGAGATTTGCGCCGAAAATCCGCTGGGTACGGTGGGCCTGTCTCCCATTGAACAGCAACTGTGTACATTGCTGAAAGAGTATCATTGA
- a CDS encoding response regulator transcription factor — MANILLVEDDAELKKNIVEYFEGFNHIVNSSSNGMEALDVLDNFLPDIIICDILMPKMNGLQFLSEKKKYPLVCNIPIIFITANSSVDGKLAMLAQGAIDYISKPFELKEIRLKVENLVLFGGSFKLKDNLREATQFSENIMFKIMFEKVLLSLPENPDITIGDVAYQMNMSVSTLQRGVNRYYNKNFTDLVRERKLKRAAELLSKTDKSINEISIICGFNTLSYFSKTFKGYFRISPKKYRVEKYKEGQRPGDRNFSA; from the coding sequence ATGGCAAACATATTGCTTGTAGAAGATGATGCAGAGTTAAAAAAAAATATAGTTGAGTATTTTGAAGGTTTCAATCATATTGTAAACTCTTCGTCCAATGGTATGGAGGCACTTGACGTTTTGGATAACTTTCTCCCGGATATTATTATTTGTGATATCCTAATGCCAAAGATGAATGGTTTACAATTTTTGTCCGAAAAGAAGAAATACCCGCTGGTTTGTAATATACCGATCATATTTATTACTGCCAACTCTTCGGTTGACGGGAAGCTTGCCATGTTGGCGCAGGGGGCTATTGACTATATTTCCAAGCCGTTTGAACTCAAAGAAATTCGCTTGAAAGTTGAAAACTTGGTTTTGTTTGGAGGAAGCTTTAAACTGAAAGATAATTTAAGGGAGGCAACGCAGTTTTCTGAAAATATTATGTTTAAAATAATGTTTGAGAAGGTACTGCTCTCTTTGCCCGAAAACCCTGATATAACGATAGGGGATGTGGCCTATCAAATGAACATGAGTGTCTCAACGTTGCAAAGAGGTGTAAACCGTTATTATAACAAAAATTTTACTGACTTAGTCAGAGAGCGTAAATTAAAAAGAGCCGCTGAGCTTTTATCCAAAACGGATAAGTCAATAAATGAAATATCGATTATCTGTGGATTTAATACACTCTCGTACTTTTCCAAAACATTTAAAGGATATTTTAGAATATCTCCCAAGAAGTATAGAGTTGAAAAGTATAAAGAAGGACAAAGACCCGGTGACAGAAACTTCTCCGCCTGA
- a CDS encoding ABC transporter ATP-binding protein codes for MSFFQLHSVSKIYHSQWVVKDISFALSQGEIFGLLGESGSGKSTLLRMAAGLLDADEGYVSLQDQPLRPASDQLIPGHPDIKIVHQDYNLSATLSVRENINYALRYYEKAYRDERVDELLQLCQLEAVAEHPAKSLSGGEKQRTAIARALAEEAKVLLLDEPFAHLDLPNRHRLTDTLRELAEHTGIACIFVTHDPNDALSLSTRMGILHHGKLIQLGTPETIYHFPANAYAAELTGEVNLLNADFFRNSVGSYATLPDGRLAVRPEKCILSPSPTIYGIEAVVKRVVFAGSHYTFYLQAGTQLLKVYHHEVLPLDKSVFVDLR; via the coding sequence ATGTCTTTCTTTCAACTCCACTCCGTTTCAAAAATATACCATTCCCAATGGGTTGTCAAAGACATCAGCTTTGCGCTTTCGCAAGGCGAAATCTTTGGTTTATTGGGCGAAAGCGGCTCCGGTAAAAGTACATTGCTCCGCATGGCGGCAGGATTGCTGGATGCCGATGAAGGGTACGTATCGCTTCAGGATCAACCCCTTCGCCCCGCAAGTGACCAGCTGATCCCCGGCCACCCTGACATCAAGATCGTGCATCAGGATTATAATCTTTCAGCTACGCTGAGCGTCCGGGAAAACATCAATTATGCCTTACGGTATTACGAGAAGGCCTACCGTGACGAACGTGTCGATGAACTGCTTCAACTCTGCCAACTGGAGGCCGTTGCCGAACATCCGGCCAAGTCGCTTTCCGGCGGGGAAAAACAACGCACGGCCATTGCCCGGGCGTTGGCCGAAGAAGCGAAGGTACTGCTGTTGGATGAGCCTTTTGCCCACTTGGACCTGCCCAACCGCCACCGCCTGACCGACACCCTTCGGGAGTTGGCCGAACACACCGGCATTGCCTGTATTTTTGTAACGCATGATCCCAACGACGCCCTGAGCCTTTCGACCCGCATGGGTATTTTGCACCACGGGAAATTGATTCAACTCGGCACTCCCGAAACCATATATCACTTCCCGGCCAACGCTTATGCGGCGGAACTGACGGGCGAAGTAAACCTGTTAAATGCTGATTTTTTCAGGAACTCCGTTGGTTCCTATGCTACACTGCCCGACGGACGCCTTGCCGTTCGCCCCGAAAAATGCATTCTTTCTCCTTCGCCAACCATTTACGGAATCGAAGCCGTTGTCAAACGGGTTGTTTTTGCCGGAAGTCACTACACATTTTATCTTCAAGCCGGAACGCAACTGCTCAAAGTGTACCATCATGAAGTCCTGCCTTTAGATAAATCCGTTTTTGTGGACCTGCGCTGA
- a CDS encoding SDR family oxidoreductase: protein MKYPENIPEQTQKEQPGLEYKMHHPAPVTIRPNYKGAEKLKNKVALITGGDSGIGRAVAVHFAREGANVAIVCTERERIDAEDTRKMVEDEGKECLTLIGDLKDPAFCRVIVDLTIREFKQLDIVVNNAGIHYEAEALTDISEEQLTETFEVNVFSFFYVIQAALKHLKEGASIINTASIVAYRGSESLMDYAATKGAIVAFTRSLSSNLASKGIRVNGVAPGPIWTPLIVSGRNPEKVKEFGKDTPMERPGQPAELGPAYVFLACEDSSYITGQVIHVNGGTIINT, encoded by the coding sequence ATGAAATATCCGGAAAACATCCCTGAACAAACCCAAAAAGAACAGCCCGGGCTGGAATATAAAATGCACCATCCGGCGCCGGTCACGATTCGTCCCAATTACAAAGGGGCCGAAAAGCTCAAAAATAAAGTGGCCCTCATCACCGGAGGCGACAGCGGCATCGGGCGGGCGGTAGCCGTGCATTTTGCCCGTGAAGGAGCCAATGTGGCGATCGTCTGTACCGAACGGGAACGGATAGACGCCGAGGATACCCGAAAAATGGTGGAAGACGAAGGGAAGGAATGCCTCACACTGATCGGTGATCTGAAAGACCCGGCCTTTTGCAGGGTCATTGTGGACTTAACCATCCGAGAATTTAAACAACTGGATATCGTGGTCAACAACGCCGGCATCCACTACGAAGCCGAAGCCTTGACCGATATTTCGGAAGAGCAGTTGACCGAAACCTTTGAAGTCAATGTATTCTCATTCTTTTACGTTATTCAGGCCGCTTTAAAACACCTCAAAGAAGGCGCTTCGATCATCAATACCGCCTCGATTGTGGCCTATCGCGGCAGTGAATCCTTAATGGACTATGCCGCCACCAAGGGCGCGATCGTGGCGTTTACCCGTTCACTCTCAAGCAATTTGGCGAGCAAAGGCATTCGCGTCAACGGCGTGGCCCCCGGCCCCATCTGGACGCCCCTTATTGTATCGGGACGCAATCCCGAAAAAGTAAAAGAATTCGGAAAAGATACCCCGATGGAACGTCCCGGTCAGCCGGCCGAATTAGGGCCGGCCTACGTTTTTCTGGCGTGCGAAGACTCTTCTTACATTACCGGACAGGTAATTCATGTAAACGGCGGTACTATTATCAATACGTAG